A region of Cataglyphis hispanica isolate Lineage 1 chromosome 6, ULB_Chis1_1.0, whole genome shotgun sequence DNA encodes the following proteins:
- the LOC126850190 gene encoding uncharacterized protein LOC126850190 isoform X2, with protein METMELYKRLPANGYKELAGYHRGDFCSNCGQNEYEDALRSIATRKRRTRRYEKHCPSCHCPPERRRSPSGGPRTSENVEATLNRYERVFTEPISSAIKKSQSSPLSQKVYWHDCQTGAHSRCPRRSLQQARRQRRAEYDRYLCRMKGDTVNSELINDDVEACSKYAQSVPIKSSLKRHNHCREPEGSPDEQEYSDAESEISTKYAPCIRQSKKREEKESRIINPHIGSRRYQGVGGDGEYITEMRNIESDVDCRRNAREYQETRKLVLELEELERLKMRGDGEAITRVNEDDKKLDRRRHDVVARMTKQKRSGDAAAMNEQSALIKESIDGSAKKLNESAHLPKMDLHATKTRILESIDHMLGTMDDTKRENDALIQQEETEQETIEKITRELQENGWQLLFNALTIHRNSTDTGKRTVRLECLNHIRQQLDKLYALESTLDNCPLKLQSLLNNEILYNEEHQQTQQLEHKIADP; from the exons ATG GAAACTATGGAGCTATACAAAAGACTGCCCGCGAACGGATACAAAGAGCTCGCCGGGTATCACCGCGGTGATTTTTGCTCCAATTGCGGACAAAACGAGTACGAGGACGCGTTGCGCAGCATCGCGACACGAAAAAGGCGAACGAGGAGGTACGAAAAACACTGCCCCTCATGCCACTGTCCGCCCGAGAGACGAAGATCTCCATCCGGTGGACCAAG GACTTCGGAAAATGTTGAAGCTACGCTAAATCGATACGAGCGTGTCTTTACGGAACCGATCAGCTCGGCCATCAAGAAGTCGCAGAGCAGTCCTCTGTCGCAGAAGGTATACTGGCATGATTGCCAGACTGGTGCCCATTCTCGTTGCCCCAGAAGATCGCTGCAGCAAGCCCGTCGTCAACGGAGAGCAGAATACGACAGATACTTATGTAGGATGAAGGGGGACACTGTGAATTCGGAACTGATCAATGACGATGTCGAAGCTTGTTCCAAGTATGCGCAATCGGTACCAATCAAGAGTTCTTTGAAGAGGCATAATCACTGCAGAGAGCCTGAG GGATCACCGGACGAGCAAGAATATTCAGATGCTGAGAGCGAGATATCAACGAAGTACGCTCCATGCATTCGTCaatcgaaaaagagagaagagaaggaatCGCGCATAATAAATCCACATATCGGATCGAGGCGTTATCAAGGTGTAGGTGGGGACGGTGAATACATCACGGAAATGAGGAACATCGAGAGCGACGTCGACTGCCGGCGAAATGCACGCGAGTATCAAGAAACGCGAAAACTTGTTTTGGAACTTGAGGAGTTGGAGAGACTGAAAATGCGGGGTGATGGCGAAGCGATAACGAGGGTAAACGAGGACGATAAGAAGCTCGACAGACGGAGACACGATGTCGTCGCGAGAATGACGAAACAGAAGAGATCCGGCGACGCAGCTGCGATGAACGAACAATCCGCGTTGATTAAGGAATCAATTGATGGATCCGCGAAGAAACTTAACGAATCCGCGCATTTACCGAAGATGGATCTGCATGCCACCAAGACTCGCATTTTAGAATCGATCGATCATATGCTCGGTACCATGGACGatacaaaa AGAGAGAATGACGCACTAATACAACAAGAAGAAACAGAACAAGAGACCATCGAGAAGATAACTCGTGAACTCCAAGAGAACGGCTGGCAGTTATTGTTCAATGCTTTGACGATACATAGGAATTCGACAGATACCGGTAAAAGGACCGTTCGTCTAGAATGTTTGAATCATATTCGACAACAACTCGACAAACTCTATGCCCTCGAATCGACTTTAGACAATTGCCCGCTTAAATTACAATCTCTATTGAAcaacgaaatattatataacgaaGAACATCAACAAACACAACAACTGGAGCATAAGATTGCGGATCCTTGA
- the LOC126850190 gene encoding uncharacterized protein LOC126850190 isoform X1: MFASIECVKLETMELYKRLPANGYKELAGYHRGDFCSNCGQNEYEDALRSIATRKRRTRRYEKHCPSCHCPPERRRSPSGGPRTSENVEATLNRYERVFTEPISSAIKKSQSSPLSQKVYWHDCQTGAHSRCPRRSLQQARRQRRAEYDRYLCRMKGDTVNSELINDDVEACSKYAQSVPIKSSLKRHNHCREPEGSPDEQEYSDAESEISTKYAPCIRQSKKREEKESRIINPHIGSRRYQGVGGDGEYITEMRNIESDVDCRRNAREYQETRKLVLELEELERLKMRGDGEAITRVNEDDKKLDRRRHDVVARMTKQKRSGDAAAMNEQSALIKESIDGSAKKLNESAHLPKMDLHATKTRILESIDHMLGTMDDTKRENDALIQQEETEQETIEKITRELQENGWQLLFNALTIHRNSTDTGKRTVRLECLNHIRQQLDKLYALESTLDNCPLKLQSLLNNEILYNEEHQQTQQLEHKIADP, encoded by the exons ATGTTCGCATCGATTGAATGTGTCAAActc GAAACTATGGAGCTATACAAAAGACTGCCCGCGAACGGATACAAAGAGCTCGCCGGGTATCACCGCGGTGATTTTTGCTCCAATTGCGGACAAAACGAGTACGAGGACGCGTTGCGCAGCATCGCGACACGAAAAAGGCGAACGAGGAGGTACGAAAAACACTGCCCCTCATGCCACTGTCCGCCCGAGAGACGAAGATCTCCATCCGGTGGACCAAG GACTTCGGAAAATGTTGAAGCTACGCTAAATCGATACGAGCGTGTCTTTACGGAACCGATCAGCTCGGCCATCAAGAAGTCGCAGAGCAGTCCTCTGTCGCAGAAGGTATACTGGCATGATTGCCAGACTGGTGCCCATTCTCGTTGCCCCAGAAGATCGCTGCAGCAAGCCCGTCGTCAACGGAGAGCAGAATACGACAGATACTTATGTAGGATGAAGGGGGACACTGTGAATTCGGAACTGATCAATGACGATGTCGAAGCTTGTTCCAAGTATGCGCAATCGGTACCAATCAAGAGTTCTTTGAAGAGGCATAATCACTGCAGAGAGCCTGAG GGATCACCGGACGAGCAAGAATATTCAGATGCTGAGAGCGAGATATCAACGAAGTACGCTCCATGCATTCGTCaatcgaaaaagagagaagagaaggaatCGCGCATAATAAATCCACATATCGGATCGAGGCGTTATCAAGGTGTAGGTGGGGACGGTGAATACATCACGGAAATGAGGAACATCGAGAGCGACGTCGACTGCCGGCGAAATGCACGCGAGTATCAAGAAACGCGAAAACTTGTTTTGGAACTTGAGGAGTTGGAGAGACTGAAAATGCGGGGTGATGGCGAAGCGATAACGAGGGTAAACGAGGACGATAAGAAGCTCGACAGACGGAGACACGATGTCGTCGCGAGAATGACGAAACAGAAGAGATCCGGCGACGCAGCTGCGATGAACGAACAATCCGCGTTGATTAAGGAATCAATTGATGGATCCGCGAAGAAACTTAACGAATCCGCGCATTTACCGAAGATGGATCTGCATGCCACCAAGACTCGCATTTTAGAATCGATCGATCATATGCTCGGTACCATGGACGatacaaaa AGAGAGAATGACGCACTAATACAACAAGAAGAAACAGAACAAGAGACCATCGAGAAGATAACTCGTGAACTCCAAGAGAACGGCTGGCAGTTATTGTTCAATGCTTTGACGATACATAGGAATTCGACAGATACCGGTAAAAGGACCGTTCGTCTAGAATGTTTGAATCATATTCGACAACAACTCGACAAACTCTATGCCCTCGAATCGACTTTAGACAATTGCCCGCTTAAATTACAATCTCTATTGAAcaacgaaatattatataacgaaGAACATCAACAAACACAACAACTGGAGCATAAGATTGCGGATCCTTGA